The bacterium genome includes a region encoding these proteins:
- a CDS encoding PEP-CTERM sorting domain-containing protein (PEP-CTERM proteins occur, often in large numbers, in the proteomes of bacteria that also encode an exosortase, a predicted intramembrane cysteine proteinase. The presence of a PEP-CTERM domain at a protein's C-terminus predicts cleavage within the sorting domain, followed by covalent anchoring to some some component of the (usually Gram-negative) cell surface. Many PEP-CTERM proteins exhibit an unusual sequence composition that includes large numbers of potential glycosylation sites. Expression of one such protein has been shown restore the ability of a bacterium to form floc, a type of biofilm.) → MTSKTTGLILLFGVLLLGLVSSASAAPLGLLQTPPDISAAFIQVNYDGAGNLTASGFPQQLTLDSAPGNFDTIAGTFAITATLQPTTGAFISGTLVIDGTISGTNTGFGGTGPGNLLTANLIAFGFPNSPPGDLEFVWSVSGGLLSGGTPFGTTVGTLLHASGYAGSFDGVSFDNGFSSSANTFAIPEPALGSLLLMGLVGCALRRRRDA, encoded by the coding sequence GTGACATCGAAGACCACTGGCCTGATTCTGCTTTTCGGAGTGCTGCTGTTGGGGCTTGTGAGCTCCGCCAGTGCAGCGCCCCTGGGTCTTCTACAGACCCCGCCGGACATCTCCGCCGCCTTCATCCAGGTGAACTACGACGGCGCGGGCAACCTGACCGCTTCGGGCTTCCCGCAGCAGCTGACCCTCGACAGCGCTCCCGGGAACTTCGACACCATCGCCGGCACCTTCGCCATCACCGCGACGCTGCAACCGACCACGGGCGCGTTCATCAGCGGAACCTTGGTCATCGACGGGACGATCAGCGGTACGAACACGGGCTTCGGCGGCACCGGTCCGGGCAACCTGCTGACCGCCAACCTCATCGCATTCGGCTTCCCGAACTCCCCGCCGGGCGACCTCGAGTTCGTCTGGTCGGTCTCAGGGGGTCTGCTTTCCGGCGGCACGCCGTTCGGCACCACCGTCGGGACTCTGCTGCACGCCTCGGGTTATGCCGGCAGCTTCGACGGAGTCTCGTTCGACAACGGCTTCAGCTCCAGCGCCAACACCTTCGCCATTCCGGAGCCCGCGCTCGGCAGCTTGCTGCTCATGGGATTGGTCGGGTGCGCACTTCGGCGGAGGCGCGACGCCTAG
- a CDS encoding transposase, producing MRTTRTCQAPTGVTGRMPHAPMPAEYAPHRPEQTLLYRCVEAQLPAFLARHRERPIPNFAQQELRAFLRCGVPAFGFLRLRCDACKLERLVPFSCKRRGFCPSCGGRRMADTSAHLLDRVWPRVPIRQWVLTLPYALRYRCAYDASLTSQVLRAFLRSLFAELRRRAHREHAVRAQQCGSITFVQRFGSAMNLNLHFHTLALDGAYLYEPHPERPPEFVALAPPTSEDVARVLAGTARRLRRLLEARLEDADEDALARDQPLLARLAHASVRSRIATGPEAGQRWLRLGDRVEPGEAQESGRPGDRAIARHYEMSLHAEVAVPAGDRRRLERLCRYVARPPIARDRLAEVPDGSGRLALRLKSRWRDGTTHVLIEPADLIDRLVPLIPPPRTHQARYHGILAPGASLRSRVVPGHAPDTARTGEPPGEPRAPSAQSEPSALEASMLPRSKAHRMRWADLLMRVFAVDALRCPRCGATLRLLAAIENPAVARAILACTELPARAPPEPMPPAELDVQPEPAEAFEFDQSSPYED from the coding sequence ATGCGCACGACCAGGACCTGCCAGGCTCCGACCGGTGTCACGGGCCGCATGCCGCATGCGCCCATGCCGGCCGAGTACGCGCCGCACCGGCCAGAACAGACGCTGTTGTATCGATGCGTGGAAGCGCAACTTCCCGCGTTCCTCGCACGACATCGCGAACGCCCGATCCCGAACTTCGCCCAGCAGGAGCTGCGCGCCTTCCTGCGCTGCGGCGTACCCGCGTTTGGTTTCCTGCGCCTGCGCTGCGACGCGTGCAAGCTCGAACGCCTGGTCCCGTTCTCCTGCAAGCGCCGCGGCTTCTGCCCGTCGTGCGGTGGACGGCGAATGGCCGACACGTCCGCCCATCTTCTCGACCGGGTCTGGCCCCGTGTCCCAATTCGCCAGTGGGTGCTCACGCTTCCCTACGCGCTTCGCTACCGCTGCGCCTACGATGCCAGCCTGACAAGCCAGGTGCTTCGCGCCTTCCTGCGATCTCTGTTCGCAGAACTGCGCCGACGCGCCCACCGCGAGCATGCGGTGCGCGCCCAGCAGTGCGGCTCCATCACCTTCGTGCAGCGCTTCGGCTCCGCCATGAACCTGAACCTGCACTTCCACACCCTGGCGCTCGACGGCGCCTACCTGTACGAGCCCCACCCGGAACGACCCCCCGAGTTCGTCGCACTCGCACCGCCGACGAGCGAGGACGTCGCGCGCGTACTCGCGGGCACCGCGCGCCGCCTCCGGCGCCTGCTCGAGGCGCGACTCGAAGACGCCGACGAAGATGCGCTCGCACGCGATCAGCCTCTCCTGGCACGGCTCGCACACGCGTCGGTCCGCAGCCGCATCGCCACCGGGCCCGAGGCCGGCCAGCGCTGGCTACGCCTGGGCGACCGTGTCGAGCCGGGCGAGGCACAGGAGAGCGGAAGACCCGGCGACCGCGCAATCGCCCGCCACTACGAGATGAGCCTGCACGCCGAGGTCGCCGTACCCGCCGGCGACCGAAGACGACTCGAACGGTTGTGTCGTTACGTCGCGCGACCACCGATCGCCCGCGACCGGCTTGCCGAAGTGCCCGACGGCTCGGGCCGGCTCGCTCTGCGTCTGAAGAGCCGCTGGCGCGACGGCACGACCCACGTCTTGATCGAACCTGCCGACCTGATCGACCGGCTCGTTCCGCTCATCCCGCCGCCGCGCACACACCAGGCCCGCTACCACGGCATCCTCGCCCCCGGAGCGAGCCTGCGCAGCCGCGTCGTGCCGGGCCATGCGCCCGATACGGCGCGAACGGGTGAACCGCCAGGCGAGCCCCGCGCTCCCAGCGCGCAGTCCGAACCGAGCGCGCTCGAAGCCAGCATGCTGCCCCGGTCAAAAGCCCATCGCATGCGCTGGGCCGATCTCCTGATGCGCGTCTTCGCCGTCGATGCCCTGCGCTGCCCACGCTGCGGCGCCACGCTGCGGCTGCTGGCGGCGATCGAGAACCCCGCCGTCGCCCGGGCCATCCTCGCGTGCACCGAACTCCCGGCACGAGCACCCCCGGAGCCAATGCCGCCTGCCGAACTCGATGTCCAGCCCGAGCCCGCAGAAGCATTCGAGTTCGATCAGTCCTCACCCTACGAAGACTGA